The proteins below are encoded in one region of Defluviitalea raffinosedens:
- a CDS encoding ABC transporter substrate-binding protein, translating to MDVILKTRKLKKISGIILILVIVSFFALFITGCKSQQEASASSRYYYSFTDSLGNQIHLEEKPQRVVSLVGSYAETWLLAGGELIGVTDDVIKERKMHLPKEVQIIGTIKEPNLEEIINLSPDFILLSPDIESHVKISETLKKSNINFAFFKVEHFEDYLAMLDICTDITGNKELYKKNGLEVKKQIEEVLSKIDKNDNPDILFIRAFSTGAKAKNDDNMACRILNDLATVNIASKHESLLEELSIELIIEEDPDYIFVVTMGDSQKALEALKDGIAKNPAWNDLTAVKNDRFIVLPKELFHYKPNAKWGESYEYLAKILYPDKFK from the coding sequence ATGGATGTTATATTGAAGACGAGAAAATTAAAAAAGATATCGGGAATTATTTTAATATTAGTTATCGTTAGTTTTTTTGCTTTATTTATTACAGGATGTAAATCTCAGCAAGAGGCTAGTGCCAGTAGCCGATATTATTACAGTTTTACGGATTCATTAGGAAATCAAATTCATTTAGAAGAAAAACCTCAAAGGGTTGTTTCTCTTGTTGGTTCTTATGCTGAAACCTGGCTTTTGGCAGGCGGGGAACTTATTGGCGTAACAGACGATGTGATAAAAGAAAGAAAAATGCATTTGCCTAAAGAAGTTCAAATTATCGGAACGATAAAAGAACCAAATTTAGAAGAAATTATTAATCTTTCTCCAGATTTTATTTTACTTTCTCCTGATATAGAAAGTCATGTAAAGATTTCCGAGACCCTTAAAAAATCCAATATAAACTTTGCATTTTTTAAAGTAGAACACTTTGAAGACTATTTGGCTATGCTTGATATTTGTACGGATATAACAGGGAATAAAGAACTCTATAAGAAAAATGGCCTTGAAGTTAAAAAACAAATTGAAGAGGTCTTAAGTAAAATTGATAAAAATGACAATCCTGATATTTTATTTATCCGTGCTTTTTCAACTGGTGCAAAGGCAAAAAATGATGACAATATGGCCTGTAGAATTTTAAATGATTTAGCTACAGTCAATATCGCATCAAAACATGAGTCACTATTAGAAGAGTTAAGTATAGAACTCATAATTGAGGAAGATCCAGATTATATTTTTGTTGTGACTATGGGGGACAGTCAAAAAGCTTTAGAAGCTTTAAAAGATGGAATAGCAAAAAATCCGGCATGGAATGATTTAACCGCAGTAAAAAATGACAGATTTATTGTACTTCCTAAAGAACTGTTCCATTACAAGCCAAATGCAAAATGGGGTGAAAGCTATGAATATCTTGCAAAAATTCTTTACCCGGATAAATTTAAATAA